A window of Luteitalea sp. contains these coding sequences:
- the smpB gene encoding SsrA-binding protein SmpB has protein sequence MERPIADNRKARHDYELFETLETGIVLLGTEVKAIREGRVNLRDSFARLEDGEVYLHNAHISPYSHRGYAAHEPLRPRKLLLHRAEIRRLIGKAVEKGFTLVPVRMYFKGGRVKVALSLARGKKTHDKRESIKRREAEREARAAMSLRRR, from the coding sequence ATGGAGCGACCGATTGCTGACAATCGTAAGGCGCGGCACGACTACGAGCTCTTCGAGACGCTCGAGACGGGCATCGTGCTGCTGGGGACCGAGGTCAAGGCCATCCGCGAGGGACGTGTCAACCTACGCGACAGCTTCGCGCGCCTGGAAGACGGCGAAGTCTACCTCCACAACGCTCATATCAGCCCATATAGCCACCGGGGCTATGCGGCGCACGAGCCGCTGCGGCCACGCAAACTGTTACTGCACCGAGCCGAGATTCGCAGGCTCATCGGCAAGGCGGTCGAGAAGGGCTTCACGCTGGTGCCCGTGCGGATGTATTTCAAGGGCGGCCGCGTCAAGGTGGCGCTGAGTCTGGCACGCGGGAAGAAGACACACGACAAGCGAGAGTCGATCAAGCGCCGTGAGGCCGAGCGCGAGGCGCGCGCGGCGATGAGTCTGCGACGACGCTGA